Genomic window (Leeia aquatica):
TCAAGCCCTTGCCGATGATGGGCAAGGGGCTTGCCGTACAGGACACCACAATGTCAAAGCGGGGCAGGGCATCCGGCAGCTGCTGCAAGGTGATGGCCTGACCGCCAAAGCGGCTGGCCAGGACCTCACCGCGCTCCAGCGTGCGGTTGGCGATTAGCAGGCTTTTCGGCTGTTGGGCGGCAAAGTGCGCCGCGCACAGCTCGATCATCTCGCCCGCGCCGATGAACAGCACATGCTGGTCGCCCACGCGAGGGAAAATACGCTCGGCCAAGCGGACGGCTGCCGCCGCCATCGAAATGGAGCTGCTGCCAATGGCCGTTTCACTGCGTACCGACTTGGCCACTGAGAAGGTATGCTGAAACAGACGATTCAGCAGCAAGCCTAGGGTGCCTGCCGCCTCAGCCTGGCGGACGGCATCCTTCAGTTGACCCAGGATCTGGGTTTCCCCCAGCACCATGGAGTCCAGCCCGCTGGCGACCCGGAAGGCATGCTTGACCGCCTGCTCGCTATTGAGCTGATAGGCAAAGGGTTCCAGTTGGGTGCGCGGCAGCTGGTGATGCTGGGCCAGCCAGTCCAGCGCCTGTTCCGGTCGCTCGGTGGCGTAGTAGATCTCGGTCCGATTACAGGTAGACAGGATGGCGGCTTCATGCGCACGCTGGCCGTCGACCAGATCATGCAGGGCATGCGTCAGCCGTTCCGGCTGGAATGCCACTTGCTCACGCAACGCCAATGGCGCGGTGTGGTGATTGATGCCCAGCGTGAATAACTGCATGAATGAAAAACAATGACTTGTCGACCGAGTACCGGCATTCTAGCCGATTCATTCGCCGCCTGCGACGGAACTGATCCGGATCAAGGGATTACTAGCCCCGCAAGATGCGCCCACTGGCAAAATCAATAATGGTAGAGGGCTTGCGGGCGCGCCCCACCCGGCCTGGAATCACCTGGACGCCGGTACCAAACTGGCGACGGCAGTTGCGGGCATCGCGAATCGACGGTTTGCCGCTACGGTTGGCGCTGGTCGAGACCAGTGGACCGAGGCTCCGGCACAAGGCCACTGTGGCCGGATGGGCGGTCACACGTACCGCCAGGGTTGGGTGTTTGCCGCGCAGCATGGGCAGCACCCGACGGGCTGCTGGCAACAGAAAGGTATACGGGCCAGGCCAGTATTGCATCAGTCTGGCCTCGTCGGCCTGACTGAGCGGGCGCAGCAGCGGCCGCACCTGATCCAGCGAGGCCGCCACCACAATCATCCCCTTGCGCTGCGGGCGACCTTTGAGCCGTAAGATGGCTTGCAAGCCCTGCGGGTGCAAGGGGTCACACCCCAGGCCAAAACAAGACTCGGTGGGGTAGGCAATTACCCCCCCACGCTGGATGTGGCCGCGCGAAGCACGGCCCAGACGACGCATCCGCATGATTAACGACGCTGCAGCGCCCGGTGGCCAATGTCGCGCCGCATTTGCATGCCATCAAACTGGATGCCATTTGCCACGTCATAGGCACGTGCCTGAGCCTGCTTGACGTTGTCACCAATCGCCGTCACGCACAAGACGCGACCACCGCTGACCCGGACTGCACCGTCACTCTCCAGGGTGGTCCCGGCATGGAATACCTGTACATCGTCCTGCGCGGCAGGCAGGCCGGAAATGGCCGCGCCTTTTTCCGGATGATCGGGATAGCCCTTGGCCGCCATCACTACCCCCACCGCGACCCGACGGTCCCACTCGGCTTCCACCTGATCCAGCGTCCCGGCTACACCGTGCTCCAGCAGGGTCAGCAGGTCAGACTTCAAGCGCACCATGATCGGCTGGGTTTCCGGGTCCCCCATGCGGCAGTTGAATTCCACCACCCGTGGCGCACCCTGCTCATCAATCATCAGCCCGGCGTAGAGGAAGCCCGTAAACGGCATACCTTCGCGCGACATCGCAGCGATGGTCGGCAGAATCACCTCGCGCATGGCACGTGCATGCACCTCCGGAGTCACCACCGGCGCGGGGGAATACGCACCCATGCCGCCCGTATTGGGCCCCAGATCACCATCCAGCAGGCGCTTATGGTCCTGGCTGGTGGCCAGCGGCAGCACATGCTGGCCATCGGCCATTACAATAAAGCTGGCCTCCTCGCCCTGCATGAATTCCTCAATGACCACCCGAGCACCGGCCTGGCCCATGCGGTTATCCAACAGCATCATGTCGATGGCACCGTGGGCTTCGTCCAGCGACATCGCCACCACCACCCCTTTACCCGCCGCCAGACCATCTGCCTTGATTACGATAGGCGCGCCTTGCTCAACCACATAGGCGTGGGCCTCAGCG
Coding sequences:
- the hemA gene encoding glutamyl-tRNA reductase, with translation MQLFTLGINHHTAPLALREQVAFQPERLTHALHDLVDGQRAHEAAILSTCNRTEIYYATERPEQALDWLAQHHQLPRTQLEPFAYQLNSEQAVKHAFRVASGLDSMVLGETQILGQLKDAVRQAEAAGTLGLLLNRLFQHTFSVAKSVRSETAIGSSSISMAAAAVRLAERIFPRVGDQHVLFIGAGEMIELCAAHFAAQQPKSLLIANRTLERGEVLASRFGGQAITLQQLPDALPRFDIVVSCTASPLPIIGKGLMERVIRQRKHRPVFMVDLAVPRDIEPEIARMDDVFLYTVDDLASIVRDGMDARQTAVVEAEAIIEQQVVEFMQWLGKREVVPTIRALRDHVERLRRHEMERAQKRLAQGEDPQQVLEQFAHSLTNKWLHEPTQALQQADRDERSQLIRLLGRLYHFTDHL
- a CDS encoding L-threonylcarbamoyladenylate synthase → MRMRRLGRASRGHIQRGGVIAYPTESCFGLGCDPLHPQGLQAILRLKGRPQRKGMIVVAASLDQVRPLLRPLSQADEARLMQYWPGPYTFLLPAARRVLPMLRGKHPTLAVRVTAHPATVALCRSLGPLVSTSANRSGKPSIRDARNCRRQFGTGVQVIPGRVGRARKPSTIIDFASGRILRG
- the purD gene encoding phosphoribosylamine--glycine ligase; its protein translation is MKVLVIGSGGREHALAWKLAQSPRVSKVFVAPGNAGTALDKHLTNVPLSGHDALMAFVQQEGVDLTVVGPEAPLSEGVVDAFRAAGLPIFGPTRMAAQLEWSKDFAKAFMQRNNIPTARYRTFSDAAEAHAYVVEQGAPIVIKADGLAAGKGVVVAMSLDEAHGAIDMMLLDNRMGQAGARVVIEEFMQGEEASFIVMADGQHVLPLATSQDHKRLLDGDLGPNTGGMGAYSPAPVVTPEVHARAMREVILPTIAAMSREGMPFTGFLYAGLMIDEQGAPRVVEFNCRMGDPETQPIMVRLKSDLLTLLEHGVAGTLDQVEAEWDRRVAVGVVMAAKGYPDHPEKGAAISGLPAAQDDVQVFHAGTTLESDGAVRVSGGRVLCVTAIGDNVKQAQARAYDVANGIQFDGMQMRRDIGHRALQRR